In the genome of Elusimicrobiota bacterium, the window GCAGGTAACCGTTGGGTTCGGGAGGGAAGCGTGTTTCTACACGCCCGCCATTTTTGCCGGACCTCAGGTCTTCGTCAATTATCGTCCTTATAAAATCCCTGCTTTTATCTTTTTCTTCGTTCATTAGATTAGTAGCCATTTTTCCAAATCAATTATACCTAATAATGCATAATGCTGGCAAGTGGGTATTCCATTTGTTTTTTCATTTTTGTATAATCCTTTGGAAAATCGGGGGATACAATGTTTATAGAAATATTCATGAATGTTATCATTCCTGTGTTTTTTATCATTGCTGTGGGTTATATAATGGAAAAAAAGTTCAAACTGAATATGAGGACGCTTTCAGACTTGAATTTCTATGTTTTTGTGCCAGCCCTGATTTTTGTAAAAATGCTCGATTCAGACCTTCAGCCTTCAAAAACAATAGGTATTTTGTTGTTCTATTTAATTCATTTTGCCATTTTATTTGCAATTTCGTTTATATTGTTTTCTCCAAAGGTTGTCAGGCAAAAAAGGACAACGCTCACTCTTTGTACGGTTTTTCACAATGCGGGAAATTATGGCATTCCTTTGATGTTGCTGGCCTATGGAACAGAGGGTGTAAGCGTTATCGCCATCATTATGATAGCCCTCAACCTTTTATGTTTTACGATGGGAATATTCATGATGGAATCAGAACACAAAGATATGAGTAAAACAATGGTTAATCTCCTAAAAATCCCGGTGATATATGCAATTTTTATTGGTTTTGCTTTGCGCTTTTTTCATTTGAACCCGCCGCATCAAATCATGATACCTATCGGGCATCTTGCTGACGGGCTTATAGCCGTAGCGCTTTTAACTTTGGGCGCCCAGCTTGCTTTAAGCAAACCCGGGAAAGATTTGAAGTTTGTTTCCCTCGGCGTTTTTATGAGGCTTGTTATAGCGCCAATTATTGCGGTTCTTTTAGTCCCGTTTTTCAAATTCACCGGAAATATCGGCCCTATTATGATACTTTCTTCCGGGTTGCCCGTTGCAGTAAATGCCTATTTGCTTGCGGCAGAATATGATAATGAAGCAGAACTGGCATCCCAGCTGGTTTTCTGGTCAACAGTACTAAGCGCGTTTAGTATTCCGGTTATTCTATATTTTTTAAGGTAAAAGGGTAGAAATGGCATGAAAATTATTTTAAGTTGTTTATTTGCAGTGAGTGTTTTATTTCAGCAGAATGTTTATGCTAAAGAGGGGGCGTACCCCATACTCTTCCAAGCGAGTAGCATGGGGTATTCACAAGGAGGAAAAAAAATGGAAACAGGAAAGAAAATTCTGGTGGTTTTTTATTCGCGTTCAGGTAATACTGAAAGGGTAGCGAAAGATGTGGCAACAGCGGTTGGGGCTGATACTGAAAAACTTATTGATAAAACGAAACGTTCAGGTGTTTTTGGGTTTATTTTCGGCGGCAGGGGTGCGATGCGCAACAAAGAGACTGAGCTGGAACCAATCAAGACAGAAGTATCTAAATACGATATTGTGGTTTTAGGCACTCCCGTTTGGGCAGGAAGGATGACTCCCGCGATAAGGACTTATATAAACAAAAATAGAGATAAATTTAAGACAATTGCATGTATAATAACAGCCGGCAGCGGTTCTGCATTGTCAATTGTCCCATCAATTGAAGAACTTTCAGGAAAAAAAGCAATTGCTTGCATAGGATTGAGCGGCGGTGACTTGAAAAATGAGGCTAAATACAAAGGAAAAGTTAATAAGTTTATGGAAGAGTTGAGGAAGAAATAGTTTTCATTATCGGCTCTTTACTTAAGCCCTTTTAAAATAAGCGGTGTATGCCAAACTCCCCAAATTGCGCCAATCAATAAAGAAGATTTTAAAAACCATCTCCAGCCCAGTTCTTCGTAATAAATAACCATCTATTAAGTTTTGGTAAACCCCCTATTGGTTTTTGTTTTCATCCTTAAACTATTATGGTTTGCTTGTCTTGTCAAATAAACGCATTTGTTGGCAATTTAGTTCCCTTGGGGAACTTTTTTGAGGTTTTTGCGTCTATTAGGTTGCAAAGACGATTTTTTAGAGAAAAATTAAAGGGAGCTAAGCAATGTTGTTCTTCGGGGATTTGAAACAAAGCAGTATGTTGTTTAAGGTTTTAGGTTTTGGATTTATTATTTCAATGTTTTTTTCTTTAGCAGGTTATTGTCAGAATATAAAGCTGTCAACAAGCACAACAATATTCAAAGTTGAGCCGGCCATAAAATCAGATAAACAATTATTAACAGCTGAACACAGGCGCACAAAACAACTACAAAGAGAAATAGCAAAAAAGGCAAAACAAAGAATCACTGATCAAAAAATTAGTATTGAAACCGTATATAACCAGGCAGTTGAAGATTATGTTAAGAAATATTACTTGAGAGCTACTGATGAATTGAAAACAGTCATCAGTGAAGATTTATCTTACAGAAACGCGTCGTTCTACCTTTCAGATATAAAAAAAACGATGAAAAAAATAGCTAAAGAAGAGAAAAATTCAGATATGGAAGAACTATCCTATGCCAAAGCCTATGTTAGTTATTATTCAGGATCTTTGCAGAAATCAATAAATGAATGGGGAAAAATATTTTGCCTCAATGCGGAGAATGATGAAATTAAGGAATATCTTGATAAAACAAAAATGTTGCTAAAAGAGATGGAAACCGAAGACAAATTGTCGGGCTATTATAGCAATGGAATAGAAAAATCAAAGAACAAGGAATATGCAGCGGCCATAAATGAGTGGGAGAAAGTTATTGAACTTGCAAAAAAAGAAAACATGCTTTCCTCTTTAGACTGGAACATAAAAGCACAACACCAAATAACAATTGCTTTAGAGCAAATCAAAAAAAATCGGGATGCATACCAAAAAACTATAAATTCAAGCAAAAACCACCAAAAAGACACAAAGAAAGCAGAAAAAGCTAAGTTAGATGTAGATTCAGCCGAAAAATATTACAACGAAGGCCTTGTATGTTACGCTCAAGGAAAGATAAGCGAAGCTATAAGGTTGTGGGAATTAACTATAAGGCTCAACCCTGAACATGAAAGAGCCAAAAAAGCAAAAGAAACAGCTGGAACAGAAATAAGCCAGGCAGGGAAGAAATGAAAAAGATATTTTTATTGCTAATTGCACTTTGTGCGCTTACTTGCAGCTGTTTTGCTGAAAACCTTATAGAAGTCTCTGTAGAGATAGCTGAAGTCAATAATAATAAAGCAAGAGAATTGGGTATAAAATGGATTGATGAAATAAAAACGGGAGAATTATCAGGAGAAATCCCGGGATATACTCCCGGCACATTGCCGGCAAAAAATGTAAATCTGCCTGCTTTAATCGGCCCCAGCGATTGGTTTAGATATTCCGCTTTAACCGCAGACTTAAAGATGCTGACTGAAAAAGGCGCAGCTAAAATAATGTCAAAACCAAAATTGCTTACAAAAAGCGGTTCAACGGCTAAATTCCTTGTAGGAGGTGAGTTTCCGGTAATTTCCGGAGGTGTTTCCGGAGGAAGCATAGAGTGGAAAGAATATGGGATAAAACTTAATGTAAAGCCGACCGTAAGCGCAGAAAACAAAATTGAAACTGATCTAACCGTAGAAGTGAGCAGACTGGATTGGGCAAACCAGGTTAAGGATATACCCGCAATAGCTATACGCAAAATCACTTCTGATGTGGATTTAAAAAGCGGAGAAACCATTTCAGTAGCAGGTTTGATAGAAACAAACAAAGAAACAAAAAAAACAGGAATCCCAATACTTGTGGATATTCCATTGTTGGGGGTATTGTTCGGCAGGCATTCAGTAGTAGATGTAGAAACAACAATAATGATTTTCGTTACTCCAAAGATCGTAAGATAATGAAAAAAATATTAAGAGAAGAAAAAGCACAAACTATAACCGAATATGCATTAGTAGCCTTTTTTCTTATATTCGTCTGCTGGGTAAGCATAAATGTTTTCAGTAATACCTTAAACGCATATTTCAACAAAGTAGCTTCAAAAAGAACAGGTATTTCAGGGATATTGCCATGAAACAAATAAAACATGAATCTGGACAAGCTGTTTTAGAAACATTCGTTGTTTTAATTGTTCTGATACCCATAATATTTGCAACAATCCAGCTGTCGATTATCGCTTTTGGCGCTATCGTAGCTTATGATGCCGCACAATCAGCCAATCGGGCCGCAATAGTACAAACTAACGACAGATTTGCAAAAACCAAAGCTCTATTAGCCGGTACTTATGTTATGTCTACGCAAATTTCCGGCACCAAAAATATAGTTCCTACTACAGTTGATGTAAAAGGTATTTTTCCGGCAAATAAATACATAGCCGACCATGAAGGCAATAGAATTTATGCATACGATGTAACTCAAAACTATATCCAAAACGTAATGTTTCCATCTTTAATTAACCCGTTTCCTGGAAGTAAATTTTTCAGCGGCGGACTCCCTGTGCTTAATTTACGTGCAAACAGCAGGATGGTTCGCACCCCCGACCCGACATATTTTAAAAAAGCGTATTCAAATGCAAATAATTGGTAAAAATAGTCAAAAAGGCCAGGTATTGCCGTTATTTTTTGTCTGCATAATGGTTTTATGCCTGTTCTGGTTTGTGCTTATAAACCTTGGCAAACTGGTAAAAGACAGAATGATGATGCAAAATGCAGCAGATAATGCGGCAATCAGCGCAGCAGTAATGAGAGCACGAGCGCTTAACTATATGGGCCCGCTAAACGCATATCTTGGTCTTCCCGGAGTATCATTGGGAGCAAATGTACCTTCAGATATAAGCCATGTATGGGTTCCATGCCCGAATCATGGGGCGCCGCTTTCTATTTGCTGGTGCGGGTCCAGAGGTGCAAAGAACACTATAGAAGGAATGATAAAGATACAAGAAGGCATTCATTCCCCCTATGGCGGAGGCACAACTTTCATGGCATCAAGAGATATTGCAAAAAGGCAGGAGCTTGATTCAAATGGTAATCCAGCCGGGGCTGATGGGATTTTGACTGATGAGGGGACTTTTTCTCTGCACCTAAAAAGAAACAAAGGGGAAATTTGGTATTACGGAACTATGTGGGTGAACACCTATCTTCTTGGAACCTACGGGCCCTATCCTGTATTTCCGCAAATATGCGGATGTATAGTTAATAAAGAGAACGGGAAAAGATGGTTGGAACAAGCCGATGATTTCCATAAACAGAAAGTAAAAATAATCGCATATAAAAATAAAGGTTCTGATTCCAACAAAGGATACCCATTCGCCGGCAAAATGTTTGGTATAAATAAATGGTTTGACATTAGAACGGTTGCAGCAGCGGCTTCTTATAATACAAAGGGCGCTATGTTTCCAACTTCAGGGGACAGTAACACACCAATGGCGGCATTTACAAAATACATTGAAGCCATGGATGGCGGATGGGAAGCACACTTGGTGCCGGTTGGTTCTGAGTGCGCACACTAAAAATGAAAATAAAATGTACAAACTCTCAAAAGGGTCAGGCAATAGTTGAATTTGCGTTATTATTACCGGCTTTAGCAATGATTTTAGTAGCAATTTGCTGGTATTCAAGAGTGATGATAACAAGGCAACAGATGGTAATAGCGGCAAGATATGGGACGGATTTGATAAGGCATATGAATTTAAATGAGGATGAAGTTACAGCCGAAATAAAGAAATATTTTAACCAAGATAACGTTAGAAAACTGGATCAGAATAGACTTATTGTTAAGGTAAAAATAAGCCAGGCAGTTTTGCCAAAAAGTATGACTCCGCCAACTTCCTGGGTGGAAGTTTACTACAAATTCTCGCTACCAGTAATGTTTGGTGAAAAAGAATTTTGGGTGTCAGGCCGGTCAGAAGTTTTAAATGATACCGGAACGCCTTTGTTTGAAAATCATTCATAAGGGGGGAGGTGATACAAATGAAAAAAATATTATTGCTTTCAGTGTTGTTTGCTTTTGTTTTTGGTTTATCGGCACAGGTTTTTGCCCAGACGAAAATCAAAACAAAAAAGTATGTTGGACAGTTGGTAACCATTGATGCAGTTCAGCTTTCTGTTATAGGTAAATCAGGTAAAATTGAAACGTTCTCAATTGACGAAAAAACAGCTATTAAGAAAGCTAAAAAACCTATCCAGGCATCTGAAATAGCACCTGAAGAGAAAGTCACAGTGAAGTATAAAACCGAAGAAGGCAAAAAAACAGCAGTTTCAATAACAGTTACAGTAAGTAAGAAGAAATAGAGAAATGGCGGTGAAATTCCGCCAAAACCCGGAGAAAGGGGGGCGCCCATGCGCCCCCCCCCAATTAAAACCAAAATCCATAGGAGGATAAAATGGTGAATGCAAGAGAGTTGTTCAAAAAATTTGTAAGGGAAGAAGAAGCGCAGGGCATGACAGAGTATATTCTGATTATAGGGCTCATAGCTGTTATATGCGTAGTGTCAATAAAGTTGTTTGGAACCCAGATAAAAAATCTGATAACAACTTCAAAGGACAAACTTTCAAAAGAAACAGCTGAAGTCGGTAAATAATATAAACAAAAGAGGTGATTTGTTTGAATAAGAAGACTCAAGTATTAATGTCGGTTTTCATTTCACTGTTTGTTGCCTTATTAGTCGGCGGATATTTGGCGGGGCTTGAAAACAAATACAAAACAGGTGCTAAAAAGGTTACCGTTTTAGTTGCGAAGGAATATATTGACCAGGGAGCGATGATAAAACCCGAACTAGTCGAGGAAATCAAAGTACCTCAGGAATACATCCAGCCAAAAGCAATAAAAACGTTTAAGGAAGTTACCGGAGAAAACGGCATTCCTCTTTATATGGCTGTTGTGCCTATAATGCAGGGTGAACAGGTCCTTACAACAAAGCTTTTTGGCCTAGGCCAGGAAACAGGGCTTGCCGCTGTGATTCCTACAGATAAACGCGCATTTTCAATAACCTGTGAAAAAGACAAAATCCGGGGTATAATCCGCCCGGGTAACAAGGTGGACATTATTGCAACTCTTGATTACTACAATGATAAAGGCCAAAAGTTTGAAGAAGCAAAAACTATCCTACAGAATATCACAGTTCTAAGCGTTGGAAAACAGATACTCGGGATGGTAAAACCTTCAAGCATTGGCCAGAAAAAGGAAGGTGAAGCCGCTGCAGGTTCTGATGAGGCAGAATCCCAGCTTACAGTATCATTTGCAGTTACCGCTGAGGAATCTCAGGTTTTAGCTCTTACTTCAAGCAGAGGTGTTCTCACATTTTCTCTCCGTCCTACCGGTGATGACAAAATAAAAGATATCGCTTCTGTGAGCCTGGCAAAGTTATGCGGAAGCTCCGGCGCATCGCCGTCAGGCAAGGCTTCTGCGGGCAACACCGGAAACAATTCTATTGAAATGATGAAGTCATTCCAAAAACAGCAGGAGCAGGCTCTTAAACTTCTAGAAAAATATCAGAAATAAGGACAAAACACCCCAGGCTCTTCCTAGCGGGTAGACTGGGGTACTCAAAATGAGAGAGAAAATGGGAAGATTAATTTCTGTTCTTGACACGGATCAAAGTTATAGTAAATCGCTTCTTATAGTGAATCTTGCGATAATAATTTCAGCACAGGTAAGAAAAGAAACGGTTATTGCCGATTTTGATTTTGTTAATAATTCTGATATTCCTGTACTTCTCAATTTTCAGCCGGAAAGATCGCTTGGTGAATTGTTGGAAGCATATGATAAATCAAATAGTATTTCAATTGGAAGCTTTCTTGGGCGTTATAAATCAGAAGTTCTATTTATGGCTGCCGGGAAAAATCCCGAAGGTCTTGAAAGTGACGGCAGTTACCGGAATATGAAAAAGGCTGCCGCGCAATTGAAGGAAACTTATGAATGGGTTCTTGCGAACATCAATAACAACCTTGATGAAAATGCCCTTTGTGTTCTGGATTTGAGCGATATGGTTTTGCTGGTAATTGAACCTCATATTTTTAGTATGAACCGAACAAAAATAGTAATTGAGAGATTAAAATCAATTCATTACCCTGTCCAGGCAGTCAAGGTGATCATCAGTAACAGTAATATAAAAGGCAGCATTGAAAAGGAAGAAATAGAAAGGTTTATCGGATATAAGATATTTGCTGAAATCCTTTATGACCCTGAATCAACAATTCCTTCGGTAAATGAAGGCAAACCAGCCGTTGAGCTTTTCCCTCATTCAGATTATTCGCGTTCGATAAAGGAGCTGGCTTTTGTCATAACCAAAGAACAGGAACGATTCTTAAAGGAAGGGGCGGGTTTTTTTTCGGAGGTTGGTCAGCTCCTAAAAGAACGTTACACCTTCAATCAAGAACCTGATTCCAAACAAATAATAACTGAAGGCTCAGATGTATCAAAAGAACAGATTATAACTGAGTTGAAAAAACGGATCCACAAGCGGTTAATAAGTGAATTTAACCTGAAATCCCTGGATTTAAAGGGCTCATCTGATCCGAAAAAACTTCAGGAAGTCAGGAATTTAACCCGCGAAAAAATAGAAGACCTGCTGGCAGAGGAAGCAAAAGAATTGGATTCGCGCGAAGAACGGTCTCAGCTTGTCAGTCAACTCTTGGATGAAATACTCGGGTTAGGGCCTTTGGAGATATTGTTAAAGGAAGAAGAGATATCTGAGATAATGGTTAACGGTAAGGACAAAATCTATATAGAGAAAAAAGGCAAAATTCAGCTCTCTGATATAAAATTTGACTCAGATTCCCAGATAGTAACCATTATTGACAGAATTCTGGCGCCAATTGGAAGGCGCGTAGATGAAAGTTCTCCCTTAGTGGATGCCAGGCTTTCAGACGGTTCCCGCGTAAATGTGGTTATTCCTCCATTGGCGCTGGTAGGCCCGACAATAACCATAAGAAAATTTGTTGCAAACCGGCTGGGTTTTCCGGAACTGATAAAATTTAATTCAATTACGCAGGATATGGTTGACTTTTTGAAGGTTTGCGTGCTATTGAGAAAAAATATTATAGTTTCTGGAGGTACTGGTTCGGGCAAGACAACTCTTTTGAATATGCTTTCCTCTTTTATTCCTTCTGATGAACGCATCGTTACAATCGAAGATTCCGCAGAATTGAAACTTAAACAGGATCATGTAGTCACACTTGAAAGCAGGCCTCCTTCAATTGAAGGTACAGGCGAAATAAGCATCAGAAGGCTTGTTGTAAATTCATTGCGTATGCGCCCTGACAGGATTATTGTAGGTGAGTGCCGTTCTGGGGAAACTCTTGATATGTTACAGGCCATGAATACCGGTCACGACGGTTCGTTGACTACAGTTCATGCTAATACACCGAAAGATACAATTTCACGTATTACAACTATGGTTATCATGGCGGGTACAGAGTTGCCTGAGCGGGCCATAAGGGAACAAATCGTGGGTGCTATTGACTTAATTGTACAGATAAGCCGTTTTAGCGATGGTTCAAGGAAGGTTACGCATATAACCGAAGTAGCTACAAATGAAAAAAGCGAAATGGTTTTGTACGATATTTTTCGTTACAAACAGACAGGCCTCGAAAACACAAAAGTAATCGGTGAAATGAAAGCTACAGGCACATTGCCGACATTTTTTGAAGAAATTAAAGCGCATGGCCTTGAGTTTGATAAAAATAAACTAATAAATTAAGGGTGATGTACCCCATACTCTTCCAAGCGAGTAGCATGGGGTATTAGGAAGGTATTAATGAAATATTTAATAGCAGCAGTTTTTGGAGTTATAGCGTTTTATTTGGTTAATAAATTAATCAGTAAACTTGCCCAATCGTATTCTAAAGTGTCCAATGAACTAGGTTCTAAGGCAAAAAAATTTAAGTTTGAGCCGAAAAAGTATATAGAAATTCTTGAAAACGCTCCCAAGTCAAAAGAAGCCTCCAAAATTAAGCTGATATTGTCGGCCGTTTTTTTTAGTATTGCTTTATGCTTGATTCAGGATTTTGTTTTTAGTTTGATCTTTGCTGCCGCTGGATACTTTACGCCAACGATATTAATAAACCGTAAAGCGAAGAAGCAGAAAATTAAATTTGAGGAACAGCTGGTTGATGCGCTTGGTGTGATTGCCAATTGTGTCCGCTCCGGGGCCAGCTTGCAGCAGGCGCTTGAAGTTGTAGTAAAGGAAAGCAAGCCGCCGGTTTCATTGGAATTCTCAGAGACTTTGAAACAAATAAAGCTGGGTACAGGTACTGACCAGGCAATGAAAAATATGGCACAGAGGGTAAATAGCAGGGATTTGGGCATTGTTGTGCTCGCAATTAATGTAGCAAAAGAATATGGCGGAAATTTAGGCGAGAATCTTTTTAAAATATCAGGAACGATCCGCGAAAGGAAGAAAATCCAGGACAAAATTGATGCTATTACTTCACAAGGCCGGATGTCAGCCTGGATAATTACTTTTATTCCGTTTGTGCTGCTGGCAGTTTTAAATTTCATGGAACCTTCGTTGTTTGGATTGATGTTTAAAACACTGATTGGGAAGTTATTGCTATTACTTGCAGTTGCGATGGTGGCAGTTGGGAATTTTATCATTATGAAAATTGTTTCAATAGATATATAGGAGTTTAATATGATTTTATTTATAGCAGCTTTAACTGGAGTTGGTGTTTATCTGCTTAGTATTTGGTTATTTGCTTCTGCAAAGCAAAAGAGAATTAACCGGAGGCTAAACTCGGGTTCGCTGGTGGTTGTGAATAAAGAAAAGGGAATTGTAGTTACATTGAAAAGGCTTTCGGTGAAAGTCGGGGTAAAAATAGGTGAAATGCAGTATCCTGCTATTAAAAAGTACCTATCAGACATAAATAAGTTAATTGCTACAGCAGGGCTTGCAAATATCGGTGATCAGACATTTACAGGTATGCAGGTTATTGCCGGTTTAGGCGGAATAGCTTTAGGCCTAGTGCTTTTTAATTCTTTTGATATTTTTTTACTACTAGTATTGTTTGCAATTGGTTTTTTTATGCCATATCTCTGGTTAAAAGATAAAATCAGCAAGAAGCAGAGAGCTATTTTTAGAAGTTTGCCTGATGCACTTGATTTACTGACACTTTTAGTGGAAGCAGGAGTAGATTTTAACTCAGCAATAAATATTTTAATTGAAAATGAAAAGAATACTTTAACTACTGAGCTATATCTTTACCAGCAGGAAGTAAAACTTGGTAAAAATCGTATTACTGCTTTGTTGGATTTGTCGGCAAGAATAGATAATAAATACCTTTCTAGTGTAATTAGTTCAATTACGCAGGCTTTGCAGACAGGGTCTCCGGTATCGGCTACTTTAAAAATGCTTTCTGAGCAATTCAGGTCAGAGCGGTCTATTATGGCTGAAAAGCTTGGCGCGCAGGCGCCGGTAAAGATGATGATCCCGCTGATTCTCCTCATTTTTCCTACAATATTTATCGTAATCTTCGCCCCGATTGTGCTTTCCTTTTTAGGTGGAGGGTTTTAAAAAATGAATAATAAACCAGTTTAACTGACATCTGTATCAAGAAGTCTTGAAAAAACTTTCCGAAAAAAGTAAAATAAGTACATAAATTCCAAATTGAAGTAAAGGAGAGGGATGACATGGAACACAATGAAGCGGAGTTAACAGAAACAGCAAAGCAGTATTTAAAAGAAACCTATGGTGAAGATACGGTAAAAATGACCGTAAAAACCAATGCTGTGAAAAACGGAAAAGGCTCAATGAATGTTGACTGCACCGTAAGCGTAGACGGTTCAAGGAGCAATTGGAACAAAACCTTCTTTTTTGAAAACGGGGAAGTTGTTAAAATGAATTACAGGATGTTATAAGATTATTTGGTAAGTTTTTCAATAAGTTTGTCAATAGTTGCGGCAAGACTGCCTAACTCGTCATTTCTTTTTAAAGCCAATCTCTCGCCTACCTGGCCTAAAATAGCAGATTTAATTCTTTTTTGCAGCTGAATTAGAGGCAGAATTATTAAAGCCCTAAAGACCAAAAAATAAGCTGCGGTCGTAATAATAAAAATTATTAGAGCGGTTTTTATTGCCCTGTTTTTTTCTTGAATATAAATGATATTTACCTTATCTAAGGTAATACCGAACGAAAAACTTGCTATTTTAGTTGTTGATGAGACAACTGGGATGGAATAATCGTAGCCATCGTCTATTTTTATAATTTCAGGTTCATTCGATGCGATAATTTGTTTTGTTACCGCATTGTCAAGTTTCTTTCCCCAATCCTGGATTTTATTATGCGCTGTTACTCTGCCGTTGTTATCGATTAGCCTGGCATACATAACCTCAGAATCGCGTGACAGATTTTCCAGCGAATTCATAATCAAAATATCATTTTTTGATTCAAGTGCTTTTTTAATCGCGGGAAAGTAAAAGCCAGCTTTTGCTTTCATTCTATCAAGAAGGGAGTTTTGAAGAAAATTTCTTTGAGCTGGCAAATATATTAAACCGAAAAAGGTGTAAAGTAATATAGCCTGAACAAAAGAAACAATAAACAGCCATTTTGTCAGTATTTTCATTTTTTTATACA includes:
- a CDS encoding type II secretion system F family protein, whose protein sequence is MILFIAALTGVGVYLLSIWLFASAKQKRINRRLNSGSLVVVNKEKGIVVTLKRLSVKVGVKIGEMQYPAIKKYLSDINKLIATAGLANIGDQTFTGMQVIAGLGGIALGLVLFNSFDIFLLLVLFAIGFFMPYLWLKDKISKKQRAIFRSLPDALDLLTLLVEAGVDFNSAINILIENEKNTLTTELYLYQQEVKLGKNRITALLDLSARIDNKYLSSVISSITQALQTGSPVSATLKMLSEQFRSERSIMAEKLGAQAPVKMMIPLILLIFPTIFIVIFAPIVLSFLGGGF
- a CDS encoding flavodoxin; protein product: METGKKILVVFYSRSGNTERVAKDVATAVGADTEKLIDKTKRSGVFGFIFGGRGAMRNKETELEPIKTEVSKYDIVVLGTPVWAGRMTPAIRTYINKNRDKFKTIACIITAGSGSALSIVPSIEELSGKKAIACIGLSGGDLKNEAKYKGKVNKFMEELRKK
- a CDS encoding AEC family transporter yields the protein MFIEIFMNVIIPVFFIIAVGYIMEKKFKLNMRTLSDLNFYVFVPALIFVKMLDSDLQPSKTIGILLFYLIHFAILFAISFILFSPKVVRQKRTTLTLCTVFHNAGNYGIPLMLLAYGTEGVSVIAIIMIALNLLCFTMGIFMMESEHKDMSKTMVNLLKIPVIYAIFIGFALRFFHLNPPHQIMIPIGHLADGLIAVALLTLGAQLALSKPGKDLKFVSLGVFMRLVIAPIIAVLLVPFFKFTGNIGPIMILSSGLPVAVNAYLLAAEYDNEAELASQLVFWSTVLSAFSIPVILYFLR
- a CDS encoding Flp family type IVb pilin, which produces MVNARELFKKFVREEEAQGMTEYILIIGLIAVICVVSIKLFGTQIKNLITTSKDKLSKETAEVGK
- a CDS encoding pilus assembly protein; amino-acid sequence: MKIKCTNSQKGQAIVEFALLLPALAMILVAICWYSRVMITRQQMVIAARYGTDLIRHMNLNEDEVTAEIKKYFNQDNVRKLDQNRLIVKVKISQAVLPKSMTPPTSWVEVYYKFSLPVMFGEKEFWVSGRSEVLNDTGTPLFENHS
- a CDS encoding type II and III secretion system protein, with product MKKIFLLLIALCALTCSCFAENLIEVSVEIAEVNNNKARELGIKWIDEIKTGELSGEIPGYTPGTLPAKNVNLPALIGPSDWFRYSALTADLKMLTEKGAAKIMSKPKLLTKSGSTAKFLVGGEFPVISGGVSGGSIEWKEYGIKLNVKPTVSAENKIETDLTVEVSRLDWANQVKDIPAIAIRKITSDVDLKSGETISVAGLIETNKETKKTGIPILVDIPLLGVLFGRHSVVDVETTIMIFVTPKIVR
- a CDS encoding pilus assembly protein, with the protein product MKQIKHESGQAVLETFVVLIVLIPIIFATIQLSIIAFGAIVAYDAAQSANRAAIVQTNDRFAKTKALLAGTYVMSTQISGTKNIVPTTVDVKGIFPANKYIADHEGNRIYAYDVTQNYIQNVMFPSLINPFPGSKFFSGGLPVLNLRANSRMVRTPDPTYFKKAYSNANNW
- the cpaB gene encoding Flp pilus assembly protein CpaB → MNKKTQVLMSVFISLFVALLVGGYLAGLENKYKTGAKKVTVLVAKEYIDQGAMIKPELVEEIKVPQEYIQPKAIKTFKEVTGENGIPLYMAVVPIMQGEQVLTTKLFGLGQETGLAAVIPTDKRAFSITCEKDKIRGIIRPGNKVDIIATLDYYNDKGQKFEEAKTILQNITVLSVGKQILGMVKPSSIGQKKEGEAAAGSDEAESQLTVSFAVTAEESQVLALTSSRGVLTFSLRPTGDDKIKDIASVSLAKLCGSSGASPSGKASAGNTGNNSIEMMKSFQKQQEQALKLLEKYQK
- a CDS encoding tetratricopeptide repeat protein, which gives rise to MLFFGDLKQSSMLFKVLGFGFIISMFFSLAGYCQNIKLSTSTTIFKVEPAIKSDKQLLTAEHRRTKQLQREIAKKAKQRITDQKISIETVYNQAVEDYVKKYYLRATDELKTVISEDLSYRNASFYLSDIKKTMKKIAKEEKNSDMEELSYAKAYVSYYSGSLQKSINEWGKIFCLNAENDEIKEYLDKTKMLLKEMETEDKLSGYYSNGIEKSKNKEYAAAINEWEKVIELAKKENMLSSLDWNIKAQHQITIALEQIKKNRDAYQKTINSSKNHQKDTKKAEKAKLDVDSAEKYYNEGLVCYAQGKISEAIRLWELTIRLNPEHERAKKAKETAGTEISQAGKK
- a CDS encoding type II secretion system F family protein, which gives rise to MKYLIAAVFGVIAFYLVNKLISKLAQSYSKVSNELGSKAKKFKFEPKKYIEILENAPKSKEASKIKLILSAVFFSIALCLIQDFVFSLIFAAAGYFTPTILINRKAKKQKIKFEEQLVDALGVIANCVRSGASLQQALEVVVKESKPPVSLEFSETLKQIKLGTGTDQAMKNMAQRVNSRDLGIVVLAINVAKEYGGNLGENLFKISGTIRERKKIQDKIDAITSQGRMSAWIITFIPFVLLAVLNFMEPSLFGLMFKTLIGKLLLLLAVAMVAVGNFIIMKIVSIDI
- the tadA gene encoding Flp pilus assembly complex ATPase component TadA, which gives rise to MNRTKIVIERLKSIHYPVQAVKVIISNSNIKGSIEKEEIERFIGYKIFAEILYDPESTIPSVNEGKPAVELFPHSDYSRSIKELAFVITKEQERFLKEGAGFFSEVGQLLKERYTFNQEPDSKQIITEGSDVSKEQIITELKKRIHKRLISEFNLKSLDLKGSSDPKKLQEVRNLTREKIEDLLAEEAKELDSREERSQLVSQLLDEILGLGPLEILLKEEEISEIMVNGKDKIYIEKKGKIQLSDIKFDSDSQIVTIIDRILAPIGRRVDESSPLVDARLSDGSRVNVVIPPLALVGPTITIRKFVANRLGFPELIKFNSITQDMVDFLKVCVLLRKNIIVSGGTGSGKTTLLNMLSSFIPSDERIVTIEDSAELKLKQDHVVTLESRPPSIEGTGEISIRRLVVNSLRMRPDRIIVGECRSGETLDMLQAMNTGHDGSLTTVHANTPKDTISRITTMVIMAGTELPERAIREQIVGAIDLIVQISRFSDGSRKVTHITEVATNEKSEMVLYDIFRYKQTGLENTKVIGEMKATGTLPTFFEEIKAHGLEFDKNKLIN